The Punica granatum isolate Tunisia-2019 chromosome 4, ASM765513v2, whole genome shotgun sequence sequence TCCTTTTCTTCACTGGTTTGAGTGACTGTAGCTATGAGTCGGTGCTAGGATGTTAACATATCTAAGTGCATTGCAAGTTCTGGTTGAGAATTCGAAATCCATTTGTCGGATTTATGATTGCTGAATTACAGCATATATGAGGATGGTGGGATGCCTTCCATGAACCATTAGTGTGATCTTTGAATTGGTACTGGCGGACTCAAAACTGAAGCTTCTCTCCCAGCTCGGTCATGGCTTCTGCCCCTTCGAAGCTGTATGCAGGTTCGCATTGTTGCTCCTATCACATGTATCTATcagttgttgaattgaagccCTTTGCTTTTCTGATCGTTGACCCGAATCTCCATTCCCTCCCGTGGTGCCGTGATCGCGTGCAGATGATGTCAGTCTCCTGGTGGTGTTGTTAGATACGAATCCTTTCTTCTGGAGTAGCTCCCCTCTCCCATTCTCCAAGTTCATCTCACACGTAATTTCTCTCTCCCCACCTCTCAAAGAAGCTTCTACCTTTCGCTCTGTTCCCATGGAAGCATCACGAggtcttctttttcttctatgCTTGTGATTTGCAGGTGCTCGCTTTCCTGAATACTACTTTGCGGCTCCATCAGCTGAATCAAGTTGTGGTTATTGCCACTGGGTATAATTGCTGTGATTACATTTATGATTCTTCCTCTGCCACCAATCAGAGCTCCGGGACCGGGATGATGCCTGCATTTTGCTCCAATTTACTGGAGAAATTGGACAAATTTGTGACCAGAGATGAGCAGCTAGAGAAAGGAGGGCAGGAAGGTGGAATAGCATCTTCCTTGCTGTCTGGGTCACTTTCCATGGCTCTTTGCTGTATCCTTCAATTAAattgtctttctttttcaaatatcCCCAAATTATGTCAGGACATCAACAATTATTGGTGCTTTTCAATAATGAATGCTGACGCTTCTTATACGTTTCGAGATATATACGCTCTGGATGCACTGGGAGGACTTCATAGGAAGTTCACCTTTTGGTAGAAATGGGATCACTTATTGCAAAGTTGTTTCCTTTGATCCGACCAATAGATATACAACGAATTTTCCGTTCGGGTCCTTTGCATCCACATCCTCGGGTGAGTATTTCATGCGTGATAGAGTGAAATCAATTTCTTGATATATGAAAGTTACGTGTGATTTTACAAAGTATTGCAATTCCTTTCCTATGACATGCAATGCTTTCAATCTCATAACCTTGGTAGCAATTGTTATGTCCTTAAGATATTAATGGAGTGTATACATTTTGGGATTTAATTAAGGATCATCAAACAGATCAGTACATGCCATTGCATAGAATTTGATTTTGAGGAACAGGTGGATGTTTATTCTTTAAATTCCTTATGGAGGTGTAAGGACTGATGTGACCATTTTTATGATCTGCATGTCATGGTTTTACTTGTTATACCATTTACACTGCGAAATTGACTTTTATGGTTGGTGTGAAGTGCAAATCtgtaaaatactaattttttcTCACTCTTGGAGCAGATTTTGTGTTTGCATGGATCTCCAGATGGGCCTGAACAGTATGTTATCAAAGACTTCTCCTTTCTTTTTGTCTCCTGTCTTTGGATACTGAtagttgaaaacctcttttcCGTCCCAGATATGTTGCTATCATGAATGCAATTTTCTCTGCTCAACGTTCTATGGTATGTGCCTTAGTTTCATCTCctcttacttttctgcattgtGCCTGCTTATGTTTGACTATAGCATATGACCATCTAGCTGGCAATgtgtaatatatttttttgcccTGCCATATATCTTTATTCAAACTTCCAACTGATTAGTTTATCGCGTTAAAGATTCATAAGCGTCTTATAGCTTGTCTTTCTGTTCTCTTGTCCTGCAGGTGCCAATAGACTCTTGTTACATAGGAGCACAAAACTCAGCCTTCCTCCAACAGGTACTATGAGTTTCTCTTTAATTCTGTTATCCATTTTGGCGGACCCCATTATACTATTTATTCATGTTGGTGGTTGGCCTTCTATGGTACTAACTTTTCCTGCTGATTTGGAGGTCAGGCTTCCTATATAACTGGTGGCGTGTATTTGAAGCCACAGATACTGGATGGCCTGTTTCAATATTTATCGGTATGTCATATGCAGATGTTACACTACTCAATTCATAGAAAACTGTGCCTTAGGTTTTATTTCAGTTGTTCGCTATTGCATGGTTCACAAGTTCTGACTGTTCGGCATTGCATAGAAAAACTTTTTGTTTAAATAG is a genomic window containing:
- the LOC116203031 gene encoding general transcription and DNA repair factor IIH subunit TFB4; the protein is MASAPSKLYADDVSLLVVLLDTNPFFWSSSPLPFSKFISHVLAFLNTTLRLHQLNQVVVIATGYNCCDYIYDSSSATNQSSGTGMMPAFCSNLLEKLDKFVTRDEQLEKGGQEGGIASSLLSGSLSMALCYIQRIFRSGPLHPHPRILCLHGSPDGPEQYVAIMNAIFSAQRSMVPIDSCYIGAQNSAFLQQASYITGGVYLKPQILDGLFQYLSTVYATDLHSRGSLQLPKSVGVDFRASCFCHKRTIDMGYICSVCLSIFCMHHKKCSTCGSVFGQAQSDVASTSNKRKTPDT